A DNA window from Vigna unguiculata cultivar IT97K-499-35 chromosome 10, ASM411807v1, whole genome shotgun sequence contains the following coding sequences:
- the LOC114167332 gene encoding GDSL esterase/lipase APG-like has translation MERENKRKGIMNHFTRSHLIAVPNSHPPPSIGVIFGCHISSPFSAALTAPKTIMMNIAALLQLFAFSFLTCVYAQDTTTLVPAILTFGDSAVDVGNNDYLPTIYKANYPPYGRDFVNHQPTGRFCNGKLATDITAETLGFKTYAPAYLSPQASGKNLLNGANFASAASGYDENAAILNHAIPLSQQLSYFKEYQGKLAKVAGSQKAASIIKDALYVLSAGSSDFVQNYYVNPWINKVYTPDQYGSYLVGSFNSFVKDLYRLGARRLGVTSLPPLGCLPAARTLFGFHENGCVSRINSDAQAFNKKINSAAANLQKQLPGLKIAVFDIYKPLNDLVQSPSKFGFVEANRGCCGTGTVETTSLLCNQKSPGTCSNATQYVFWDSVHPSEAANQVLADALILQGISLVT, from the exons ATGGAGAGAGAGAATAAGAGAAAGGGTATAATGAACCACTTCACGCGTTCACATTTAATAGCCGTGCCTAACTCCCATCCTCCTCCTTCAATAGGTGTCATTTTCGGTTGTCATATAAGTTCTCCATTCTCTGCTGCACTCACTGCACCCAAAACCATCATGATGAACATTGCAGCACTTCTTCAACTCTTTGCTTTTTCCTTCCTCACTTGTGTGTATGCACAAGACACCACCACTCTTGTGCCTGCCATACTAACATTTGGTGATTCTGCTGTTGATGTAGGGAATAATGACTATCTTCCCACAATTTATAAGGCTAATTACCCTCCCTATGGGAGGGACTTTGTTAATCACCAACCAACTGGGAGGTTTTGCAATGGCAAATTAGCTACTGATATCACTG CTGAGACGTTGGGTTTTAAGACCTATGCTCCTGCATATCTTAGCCCACAGGCATCAGGGAAAAACCTTCTTAATGGAGCAAACTTTGCTTCTGCTGCATCTGGTTATGATGAAAATGCTGCTATTTTGAAT CATGCAATTCCATTGTCCCAACAGTTGAGTTATTTCAAGGAATACCAAGGCAAGCTGGCCAAGGTAGCTGGAAGTCAAAAAGCAGCCTCAATTATCAAAGATGCATTGTACGTGCTCAGTGCTGGTAGCAGCGACTTTGTGCAAAACTATTACGTCAATCCTTGGATCAACAAAGTATACACACCTGACCAGTATGGCTCCTACTTGGTTGGTTCATTCAACAGTTTTGTTAAG GACTTGTATAGATTGGGAGCAAGAAGACTTGGAGTGACTTCACTCCCACCACTGGGGTGCCTACCTGCTGCAAGGACTTTATTTGGTTTCCATGAGAATGGTTGTGTCTCAAGAATCAACTCTGATGCCCAAGCATTTAACAAGAAGATCAATTCAGCTGCAGCAAATCTTCAAAAGCAACTTCCGGGTCTCAAGATTGCTGTTTTTGACATTTACAAGCCCCTCAATGACCTTGTTCAATCCCCTTCAAAATTTG GTTTTGTGGAGGCAAACAGAGGTTGCTGTGGAACCGGGACTGTGGAGACAACATCCTTGTTGTGTAATCAAAAATCACCTGGAACTTGTTCTAATGCCACCCAGTATGTGTTCTGGGATAGTGTCCATCCTTCAGAGGCAGCTAACCAAGTTCTTGCTGATGCATTAATTCTCCAAGGCATAAGTCTTGTCACATAA